DNA from Petropleomorpha daqingensis:
GCTGCGCGGCCCTCTGCTCATCGGCGGCGACGGTACACGGAAGCGGCGGGGTCAGCGGGGCGGACGAGACGGGTGGGACGACTCCTCAGACCGCCTGGCAGACCGGGCACCAGTACAGGTTCCGGCCGACCATCTCCTCGGTGCGGACCTCCGTCCCGCAGATGCGGCAGGGCAGGCCGGTGCGCCGGTAGACGTAGTGCGCGTCGGCGAGGTCGACCGGGCCGCGCCGGCGCGCGCGGTCGGCGGGCAGGGTGGTGACGATCCGCCCGAGCTTCACCCCGGCCCGCATGAGGACGACGAGGTCGGCCCACATCCGCGCCCACTCGTCCTCGGCGAGCGCGTGGCCGGGCCGGAACGGCGAGACCCGGTGCCGGAAGAGCAGCTCGGCCCGGTACACGTTGCCGACGCCGGCGAGCACCGACTGGTCCATGAGCAGCGCGCCGACCGGCGTGCGGCTCTTGGCGATCCGCCGGTAGGCGCGGCCGCCGTCCGCCCCGCGGCGCAGCGGATCGGGGCCGAGCCGGTCGAGGATCGCGGTCACCTCCGGCCGGGTGAGCACCTCGCAGGCGGTCGCGCCGCGCAGGTCGGTCCAGACGCCCCCGCCGTCGGGCCCGTCGCCCTCCCAGCGCATCCGCAGCGCCCCCTTCGGGGCCGGCGGGACGCCGGTGCCGGTGGTGAACGTGCCGTACAGGCCCAGGTGCACGTGGACGACGTCGCCGCCGAACGCCCCGAACAGGTGCTTGCCGTAGGCGGTGGAGCGGTCGAGCACCCGGCCGTCGAGCAGCTCCGCGCCGGCGGCGAAGCGGCCCTGCGGGCTGCTCACGCGCACGGGACGGCCGGCGAACAGCACCGTCTGCTGGCGGGCCAGCCGGTGCAGGGTGTGGCCCTCAGGCACCGGCGCGCACCGCCTCGTAGCGCGCCAGCGCGACCTGCCGCTCGGCGGCGTGCTCGACGATCGGCTCGGGGTAGCCGGCCGGCACCCCGCCCGGCGCCCGCCACGGCTCGTGCACGAAGCGGTCCGGGACCTCGCGCAGCTCGGGCACCCAGCGGCGCACGTACGCGCCGTCCGGGTCGTACTGCTGGCCCTGCCGCACCGGGTTGAACACCCGGTAGTAGGGCGAGGCGTCGGTGCCGGTGCCGGCGACCCACTGCCAGCCGTGGTTGTTGCTGGCGAGGTCCCCGTCGACGAGGTGGGCGAGGAAGTGGCGGGCGCCGCGCCACCAGTCCACGTGCAGGTCCTTGGTGAGGAACGAGGCGGTGATCATGCGGACCCGATTGTGCATCCACGCCTCACCGAGCAGCTGGCGCATCCCGGCGTCGACGATCGGGTAGCCGGTGCGGCCCTGCGCCCAGGCCGTGAAGCGCTCGTCGGCGTCCGGGCCGGTGTCGTACTCCAGCCGCGCCATCCGCCGGTCGAAGGCCTCGTGCGCGGTCTCCGGGCGGTGCCAGAGCACGTCGGCGTAGAAGTCGCGCCACGCCAGTTCGTCGGTGAACCGGCGGACGTGCTCGCGGGGCGCCTCCGCGGCGGCGAGGTCGGCCAGCAGCGTGCGGGGGTGCACGCAGCCGTACTTGAGGTGCACCGATAGCCGGCTGGTGCCGTCGATCGCGGGCAGGTTGCGGGCGTCGTCGTAGCCGGCCAGCCGCTCGTCGCGGAACCGCCGCCAGGCGGCGCGGGCGGCGGCCTCCCCGGCGGCGGGGAGACGCGCCCCGTCCAGCTCCTGCGCGGGTGGCAGGCCGTCGGAGGCGACGCCGCCGGCCCAGGTGAGCGCGCGGGGGCGGGGGGCCGGCGCCCGCCAGCCGTGCTCCCGCCAGGCGCGGGCGAACGGCGTGAAGACCTTGTAGGGCGTGCCGTCGTCCTTGGTGAGCCGGCCGGGCGTCACCGCGTACGGCGACCCGGTGCCGACCAGCGGGACGTCGCCGAGGGCGCGCTCGACCGCGGCGTCCCGGCGGCGGCCGTAGGGACCGGTGTCGGCGCTGACGTGCACGCTGCCGGCGTCGATCTCGCGGACCAGGCGGGGGACGACGTCCGCCGGGTCTCCGGTCCGGACGACGAGTGCGCCGTCGAGGGCGGCGGCGAGCTCGGCGAGGCAGTCGCGCAGGAACTGCCGGCGCGGGCCGCCGGCCGGCTCCCAGAGCCGGGGGTCGACGACGAACAGCGGCAGGATGCCGCCGTCGGGACCGGCGGCGTCGCGGGCGGCGAGCAGGGCCGGGTGGTCGGCGAGCCGGAGGTCGCGGCGGAACCACAGCAGCGACGTCGGCACGCCCGCCAGATTAGGTGGGGCGCAACCGATCTGCAGATCAGCGGGCGGCAGGCTCCAGGCCGAAGTGGCCGCGGTCGTCCTCGGCGACGAGGTCGACGTCCTCGGGGTGCTGCTGGATGTAGTGCCGCACGAAGGAGCAGTAGGGGAGCACGTGCAGGCCGCGCTCGCGGGCGGCCGAGAGCACGCCTGCCACCAGCGCCGTGCCCATGCCCTGGCCGCCGACGGCGGGGTCCACCTCGGTGTGCGGGAGGGCCATGGTGCCGTTCTCGATGTGGTAGCTCGCCAGTCCGACCGTGCGGTCCCCGACCCGGATCTCGAAGCGTCCCCGCTCGGGGACGTCGACCACGCTCGTCTCCATCGTGCGCCTTCCACCTTCCGTCGCCCGGCGTCGTTGCCGGTACGGCACGTGTGCCGAGCACGGTAACCCGTGCTGTCTGCTCCGACGCTCTTTGGCATGAACGACGAAGCGGGTGTCGGGTTCTGTTCCCCGCTTCGGTTGTGGTCAACCGTCTGTGTGCGTCTCTGCACCACTTGTGCATCCGGGCGGGTGCGTTCCGTGACGCCCGGCCGAGTCTGTCGGCACCTGGTCCGAGGATGCGCCCGTGAGCGAGCCCGTATTCGTGACGAAGACCCGTGCCAGCTTCGACGCCGTCGCCGGCGCCTATGCCGCGACGTTCTCCGACGAGCTGGACGGCAAGCCGCTGGACCGTGCCCTCCTCGGCGCGTTCGCCGAGCTGGTGCCCGACGGACCGGTGGTCGACGTCGGGTGCGGGCCCGGCTACGTGACGGCGCACCTGACGTCGCTGGGGCTGGACATCTCAGGCATCGACCTGTCGCCCGGGATGGTGGAGGTGGCGCAGCGGGCGTACCCCTCGGTGCGGTTCTCGGTCGGTTCGATGCTGGGGCTCGACCTGCCCGACGGCTCTCTCGCCGGGCTGGTCGCGTACTACTCGATCGTCAACATCCCGCGGGCGGAGCTGCCTGTGGTGTTCGCGGAGTTCGCGCGCGTGCTCGCCCCCGGCGGGGTGCTGCTGATGGTGTTCCAGGTCGGCGACGAGGTCCGGCACGGCACGGAGTGGCTCGGCCACCCGATCGACCTGCACGTCTACCGCAACCAACCGGACGTCGTCGCGGAGCAGCTCGCCGAGGTCGGGCTGGCGGTGCGGATGTCGACGGTCCGTCAGCCGGACGACGACGGGGTGGAGGTCGGCCCGCGCGCCTACCTGCTGGCGACCCGCTTGTCAGGAGACGCCTGACGCATCTGCTGTCAGGACATGCCTGACAGCAGGTGCTCGTTCTGCACCAAGGACGCGGACTCGGTCGGCACGCTGGTCGCCGGCGCCGGGGTCTTCATCTGCGACGAGTGCGTCGCGCTGTGCGCGCAGTTGGTCAAGGACAAGAAGACGTCGGGCCCGGCGCCGCGCGTGCCGATGTGGGAGCAGGTCGGCGACGAGGCGCTGCTCGCCCACCTGCCGCGCATCGAGGCCGTCCGCGACCAGGTGGACGACGACCTGCGCGCCTGGGTGGCCGAGGCCCGGCGTCGCGAGCTGTCCTGGGACAAGATCGGCGCTGCCCTCGGCATGAAGCGCCAGTCCGCATGGGAGCGCTTCGCCGGCTGACTCCCGCGCTGTGTCGGGGCACTGACCGCGGATCAGGACGAGCGGCGATGCGCGAGGTCGGAAAGCCTCCCCGTAGGCTCAACCCGGTCCCGCCCTCGTAGCTCAGGGGATAGAGCGCCCGCCTCCTAAGCGGTAGGTCGCAGGTTCGAATCCTGCCGGGGGCACCGGCAGGCTCGAACCCTCGCGTCAGGCGGTGGGCCGGGCGCTCAGGTTGGACAGCCGCACGGTCACCGGCACGTTGGTCACGCTGCTGGACAGGTAGGCGGTCAGCCCCACCGCTCCGGCCGCCTGCAGCGCTGCGTAGGTGTCGGTGCCCGTCGTCTGCCACGCCGTCGGCTCGGTCTGGGTCGCCGGCCAGACCTTCAGCCGCACCGTCGTCGGGCTGGTGCCGGTCACCTGCATGCGGACGTTGAGCTGGGTGTTCGCGCCATAGGTGATCGTCGTCGGGAGGGTCACCGCCGAGGCGATCGCGACCGGCGTCGACGTCCCCTTGAGCGCGGTCAGCTGGACGGTGATCCGGCCGGTCGAGGCCATCACCATCCGCGCGCGGTACTCGGTGTTGGTGCCGACCCGGCGACCGACGACGTCGAGGTAGGCGCCGCTGCCGGTGGGCACCTTGTCCAGCGACAGGGTGAACCGGTAGTCGGTGTCGGTCCGGGTGGTGCTGCCCAGGTAGACCGACCGGGTGTTCCCGGCGGCCGGGATCACGATGCTGCCGGTCTGCGGCGTCACCGAGAAGTTGGCCGCCGTCCCGCTGGTCGTCCAGGTGCCGCCGAGGTCCGCCGTCCCCCAGCCGTTCGAGACGCTCCGGTTGAACGTGTCGGTGGCGAAGTCGACCGGCCCCGTGGGTTGGGTGACCGTCACCTGTTTCGTCGTCGTCCCGGTGGCACCCAGGTTGTCGGTGACCGTGAGCGTCACGTCGTAGGTGCCCGCCGCGGCGTAGGGGTGCTGCGGCGTTGGGCCGCTGCCGGTCGAGCTGTCGCCGAAGTTCCACGCGTAGCTCGTGATCGACCCGTCGTCGGTGGACGTCGACGTGAAGGAGGCGGTCAGCCCGGACGTCGTCGAGGTGAAGTCGGCGACCGGGTTCTGGTTCGGCGGCGGCGGGCCGCGGTGGATCGCGAACGAGTCGTTGAAGGTCCCGTCGGTCGCCACGAACTGCGCGCTGAGGTCGTCCGCGGTGATCGTGACGTCGAGGAAGCCGTGCGAGCCGCCCAGGTTGGAGCCCCCGGACGACGCGAAGTACGGCGACTCGGTGTCGGTCGTCGTCACCGCCCGCAGCGCCTGGCCGCCCGTGCCGACCGTCTCCCAGACCGTGCCGGCGCCGGCGACGAGGTCGCTGTCGGAGTCGACGACGCAGTCGGCGTCGTAGGAGCCGACCGGGATGGTGGTGCACCCGGGCCGGCCCTGAGCGAGCTGCTTGGACCGCTGGTACAGGTGCTCGTGGCCGCTGAGCACGAGGTCGACCTTCTTGTTCAGCAGCAGTGCGCGCAGGTCGGGGTCGACGCTGCAGTCGTACTCACCCTGCGACCAGCACGGCACGTGCATGCCGACGACCACCCACGGGATGCTCAGGTTGCGGGCGCCGTCGATGGCCGCCGACGTCCAGTTGTAGGGCGCGGTGCCGGCGGCGTAGCTGGTGTTGCCGGCCGCGAACGGGATGCCGGGGGAGATCATCACGAACCGGACCAGCGGGTTCACCCGCGGAACGTCGACGTACCACTGCCGCCCGTAGGTGCCGACGACGCCCGGCAGCTGGTTGGGCAGGCAGGCGGAGAAGTCGTTGATGTTGCCGTTCTGCCCGTTGCTCTCGTGGTTGCCCGAGATCAGCTCGAACGGGTACCCGGCCCCCATCCGCGAGGTGACGAAGTCGCACCAGGACTGCTCCTGCCCGGTGACCCCGTAGGACAGGTCGCCGAGGGCGAGGGCGAGGTCGGCGTCGGCCGCCTTCATCCCGTTGAGCACGCCGCTGGTCGCCGAGGTCTGGGCGAAGTCCCCGGCTGCGGTGAACTCCACGACGCCGGGTTCGTTCGCTCCTTCTGCGGTGGATGCGCCCACGAACGCGAGCAGCAGCAGGACGGCGGCGAGCTCGGCGATGGTCCGGATCCGCATGTCGGCCTCCCGTGGGGGCGCACGCATCTGTGACCCCGCTGTGTTGGCGGCGGACGCTAGCTGCGGCGACGGCGGCGCGTAAGAGGGTGCGGCGCGTATCGCTCGTCCGATCTACCGTCGGCGACGTGGTGATGGGGCTGGTCGAGGTGCTGCTCGTCGCCCTGGTGATCGGGCTGATCGGGTTCGTGGTGTGGGGTGCCTACCGGGCGTTCCAGCGCGGCCTGCCGGCCGGCGGGCCGCCGCGGCTCCCGGCCGGTGACCGTGCCTGGGTGGCCGAGCAGATCGCGCGGGCACGGTGGACGGCGGCGCACGACGAGGTCGACGGGACGACGCGGATCCTGCTGCGCCGGGGCTACACCGGGCTCGACGGGCAGCCAGCGGTGCTGGAGGAGCGGGTGTTCGAGACCTTCCCGTCGGACGAACCGGCCTGGGAGGCGCGGTTCACCGAGGGCTTGGCCAACGCCCGCTACCGGTGCAGCTACCTCAACGCCGAGGACTCGAGGGAGTAGGTCGTGGCCGAGCTGCGCGCGCTCGTGTTCGACGTGTTCGGCACGCTGGTCGACTGGCGGTCCAGCCTGGTCACGTCGGCGACCGAGGCGGGGCTGCGCGCAGGCGTGGACGCCGACTGGGCGGCCGTGGTGGACGACTGGCGGCGGGCCTACCCGCCGGCGCTGGAGCGGGCGCGCAAGGAGCCGGCGTGGCGCGACCTCGACGCGCTGCAGCGGGAGACGCTGGACGACGTCCTGACCCGGTACGGCATCGACCTGCCGGCCGCGGACCGCGAGGTGCTCGTGCAGGCCTGGCGGCGATTGCGGCCCTGGCCGGACACCGTCGCGGGGATGGAGCGCCTGCGCAGCGGGTTCGTCACCGCGACCCTGTCCAACGGGCACGTGGCGCTGCTCGTCGACCTGGTCCGGTTCGGCGGCTGGCGGGTGGACGCCGTCCTGTCGGCGGAGCTCGCGGCCTCGTACAAGCCCGATCCGGCGGTGTACCTGCGCGGCGCGCAGCTGCTCGGTTGCGCGCCGGAGGAGGTCGGCATGGTGGCCGCGCACGCCGGCGACCTGGAGGCCGCCGCAGCGGTGGGGCTGCGTCCGCTGTTCGTCCGCCGGCCCGACGAGTGGGGGACCGGCGTTCCGGAGGACCCGCCGGACCTGCCCGGACTCGTGGTCGCCGACGACCTGGACGACCTCGCCGCGCAACTGGGCTGCTGAACCTGGGGACGGCGGCCTCGCCTGTGGATTGCAGACGGCACGGGAGCTGTCCCCGTCGATAGACCGACGGCGTGGACGACGACTACGAGAACTGGCGGGCCGCTGCGGTGGCGATGAGCACCCGGCCCGGCGAGTGCGTGCTCTGCTACGTGCACCGGATGATCAGCGCCTTCGGCTGCGACGGCACGCTGCGCTGGGCTCTGCGCTGGCGGGACCGGCGCGCACCCCGGGCGACGCGGCTCGAGGCCCGCCTGACGGCCCGCGGCGCGCTCTGCGACTGCGAGCTGTTCACCGACCGCGAGTCCGCGCTTCGCGCGCCGGAGCGCTGCGCCGGGTCGGACGGCGCGTCGGCGCCGTGCGACAACTGGGGGTCCTTCGGTCGGGCCTCGTGGTGAGCGCTGGGCAGACTGGAGGCCATGAACCAGGTCGTCGCCACCGCCGAGCACGTCGTCCGGGCCCCCGCCGAGCAGGTGATGGCCGCCCTCTCCGACTACGAGGGCGCGCGCCGCCGCGCGATGCCGGAGCAGTTCAGCGACTACCGGGTGGAGGCCGGTGGCACCGGGGCCGGCACACGCGTGCACTGGCGGTTCGCCGCCACCTCCAAGCGCGTGCGCGACCAGCTGGTCGAGGTCAGCGAGACCGACGCGGACACCCTCGTCGAGCGGGACGCCAACTCCTCGATGGTGACCACCTGGACGGTCCGTCCGGCCGACGCGGGGGTCACGACGGTCGCGGTGCGCACGACCTGGAACGGCGCCGGGGGCATCGGTGGTTTCTTCGAGCGCACCTTCGCGCCGAAGGGCCTGCGGCGCGTGCACCTCGACCTGCTCACCCGGCTCGAGCGCGAGCTGACCTGACCTCGCGGCACGCCGGCCGCCGACGAGGGACGATGGTGAGCGTGAGCGCCGCACCTTCCCTGGAGGAGACCCTCCCGTCCTTCGGGGTCGACGCGCTGGCGCGGCTGGTCGCCGACGGCGACGTGGTGGTGCTCTCCGGCGCCGGGCTGTCCACCGACTCCGGGATCCCCGACTACCGCGGTGCCACCGGATCGCTGCGGCGGCACACGCCGATGACCTACCAGACGTTCACCCGCGACCCCCGCGGCCGCCACCGCTACTGGGCACGCAGCTTCGTCGGGTGGCGGCAGATCCGCGGCGCCCGGCCGAACGCCGGGCACCGGGCAGTGGCCGCGCTGCAGGACGCCGGTCTGGTCTCGGGTGTGATCACGCAGAACGTCGACGGGCTGCACCAGGCCGCCGGTGCGCGGGAGGTCGTGGAGCTGCACGGCGGGCTGGACCGGACGGTCTGCCTGGCCTGCGGCGACGTCGCCGGCCGCGCCGCTCTCGACGAGCGGCTGCGCGCGGCCAACCCCGACTTCGGCCCGCGGACCGACGAGATCAACCCGGACGGCGACGCCGAGCTGCCCGACGAGGTCCTCGACGGCTTCGTGATGGTGGACTGCACCGCCTGCGGCTCCGGACCGCTCAAGCCCGACGTCGTCTTCTTCGGCGAGACCGTCCCGCGCGACCGGGTCGACACCTGCTTCGAGCTCGTCGACGACGCCGGCTGCCTGCTGGTGCTCGGCTCGTCGTTGACGGTGATGAGCGGCTACCGGTTCGTGCTGCGCGCCGCCAAGGCCGGCATCCCGGTCGCGATCGTCAACGTCGGCCCGACGCGGGGCGACGCGAAGGCCGACGTCCGCGTCCACGCGCCGCTCGGCGTCGTCCTGCCCGACCTCGCCGCCCGAGTGTCGGGCTGACCGCTGGAGCGCACCGAGGACGGGCGCTGGATCGTCGTCGACGGCCGGCGGTGGCGGGCGACCGACCCTGCGGTGCCCCAGGACGTGCGGGCCCGCCTGCAGCACCACCTCGGGCAGGCCCGGGCGACGGTGCGCAGCGCCGGCCGGGCGGGGGACGAGGCCGCCGTCGCCGCGGCGCGGGCGCGCGTGCACCGGGCCAAGACCGGGCTCGGCGAGCGCGGGCCGGCGTGGTGGGACCAGGACGAGACCACCCGCCGGGCCCGGTGGGAGGACGCCCTGCGCGAGCTCGACGCCGGCTGACCCGGCGGGGTCGGTCCGGCTCGGCGAGGATGGGCCGCGATGCAGACCTTCGTCCCGGTGGCCGACTTCGAGGAGAGCGCGCGGCTGCTGGACTCCCCGCGCCTGGGCAAGCAGCGGGTGGAGACCCTGCAGATCCTGCGGGCGCTGGAGCTGCCGGACTACGGATGGGCCAACCACCCCGCCGTCCTGATGTGGCGGGGCCGCACGCCGGCGCTGGTCGCCTACGGCCTGGCGATGGTCCGGATCTGGCGCGAGCGGGGGTTCGCCGACACGACCCACGCGCAGATCGCGGAGTTCGCGCCCGAGGTGGTCGGCCGCCCGCAGGCGGAGCTGGCCGCCGACGGGTTGCTGCCGTCGTGGATGGGTGAGGAGGCGCTGCACCGCTCCCACCGGTCCAACCTCCTGGCGAAGGACCCGGGGTTCTACCGCCCGCGGTTCACCGAGCTCTTCGGCTCCGAACCCGACGACCTGCCCTACGTCTGGCCCGATCCCGACGACCTCCCGCCCGCGCCGGAGCCCGAGGGGGTGCGCGTCTGGGTGGTCCGGCCGCGGTCCCACGACGAGCTGGGCGCCTGCCTCGCCGCCGGGGTGGTGGGCGTGGGCACGCAGTCGGGGGTGGACGTCGACGCCACCGGCCTGTCGCCGGCGGAGCTGCGCGCGCTGGCCAAGGAGCTGTCCGGACGGCGACCGGCCAAGGACCTGCGGCAGCTCTCGGCCTTCCTCGACGACGTGAAGCCCGGCGATCCGGTGGCGCTGCCGATCGAGCACGGCGCGGGACTGCTGCTCGGGGAGGTCGTGGGCGACTACCTGTTCCAGGGGCGCGAGCTGCTGCCGCACCGCCGCCCGGCGCGGTGGGACCGGGTCGTCCCGCGAGCTGCCGCGCGTCCGCCGGCGAGCCTGCAGGACCCGCGCGCGCTGTTCTCCGTCGTCCTCGACCCGGCGCACGTCGGCGGCTGACCCACCGGGCTCACCGGCTCAACCGGCGAGGGCCGCCGCCAGCCGGGTCCGGCCGTCGAGCCCGAACCGCGGGTGCTCGGCGTCGATGACCACGCCCCACACGGCGGCGTGCAGCCGGCGCAGCTCCAGGAACGGGGCCAGCTCGTCGTCCGTCGGGGCGCCGGGGAAGAAGTCGAGTGCTGCCCGGCCGTCGAGCCGGCCGGTGCGGCGCAGACAGGCGAGGTCCCACTCCACCGGGCCGGTGGAGGTGTCCTCGAGATCGCCCCAGACCCAGCCGTCGGGGGTGGCGAGCAGGTTGCCGGGGTGCGGATCGCCGTGCAGGGCCCGGGTCGGGCCACCGAGCCGGGGAGTGAGCGCGTCCAGCCGCCGGGCCAGCGCGTCCAACTGCTGCTCGGGGACCTCCCACTCCGCGCCCCGCACGGCGAAGGCGGCGAGGTCGTCGAGCGGGGTGTCCAGCGGCGGGGTGGCCGGCGCCGGCAGCTCGGCGAGCACCTCGTGCAGGGCGGCGAGCGCCTGCCCGGCGTCCTGCGGGGTCGGCCGATCGGGCAGCAGCTCCACGCGGCGCCAGAAGGAGAGCACGCTGCCCGAGTGCTCGTGCGGGCCCGGCGGCAGCAGGTCGGACGGCGGCACCACCGCCGCGCCGGCCGCCGTCAAGGCGGTGGCCAGCGCGACCTCCCGGCCGAACGGCACCCGGACCTCCGCGCGGAGGCGGCCGGTCAGGGTCGCGACCCGGGCCACCACGGGTGCCGGTGCGAGGTCGACGACCACGTTCGCGCCGTCGTGGAGCACCCGGGCGTCGTCGGTGCGCAGTCCGTGGGCGGCCGCGACCGCGCGGGCGGCGGCCACGGCCGCCGCGACGCGGCTCACGCCCCGGGGAGGGCGACGTTCTGCAGCCGTACCTGGCCACGGGCTACGGTCTTGCCGTCGTCCGCCCGGGTCAGGGTGACCAGCCAGAGCTGCAGGGTGCGGCCCTGCTGGATGGGCTCGGCGACGACGTCGATCCGTCCCTCGTTCATCGGGCGCAGGAAGTCGGTCTGGTTGTTGACGCCGACCGCGAACTGGCCGCGCTCGGCGACGGCCGCGCTGGCCCCGATCGAGGCCGCTGACTCGATCACCGTGCAGTAGACCCCGCCGTGGACCACGCCCCACGGGGTGTGCTGGTCGGGACCGAGGTCGACGTGCCCGGTCACCCGTGTGCCGCTGAACTCGGCGACCTCGAAGCCGGAGGCGGCGACGAACGCGCTGGCCTTGGCCAGGTCGGGGGAGGGGAAGCCGGTGCTCATGCCGCGTCCCACACCAGGCAGAACGGGTGACCCACCGGGTCGGCGTAGACCCGGAAGTCGCCGCCTTCACCGGGCAACCGCCGCGCGCCGAGGGCGAGTGCCTTCGGCTCGGCCTCGTCGACGTCCTGCACGTAGACGTCGAGGTGGAACTGCTGCGGCCGGTCGGGATCGGGCCAGTCCGGCGGTTGCAGGTCCGGGGCCTGCTGGAAGGCCAGCCGGTAGCCGGCACCGGTGATCACCACCCAGTCGTCGCCGGGAGAGCCCGTCACGTCCATGCCGAGCAGCTGGGCGTAGAAGGTGGCGAGCGCGTGGGCGTCCGGAGCGTCGATGACGACGGAGTGCAGCTGGCCGATCATGCCTCCATCCTCACCACACTCCTCACGTGCGCGACAGCCGGATACCGGTCGCCGGTCGCCGAGATCCGGCCACCCGGCCTGCGGCGACGCGATGCGGTGTCGGACGATCGGGGCATGCGCCGTCCCCGTCGACCCCTCGCCATCCGATGACCGCGCCCGTGCTCGGCACGCTGCCGTGGCAGCCGGCGGCCGACCACCCGGAGCTGCTCGGAGCACCCGTCGCGGCGGCCCTCCCGTCGCTGCCCGGCCCGGCGTGGGTGGCCGAGATCGACGAGGACCTCGCCGACACCGCCGCCTTCACCGACGCCTACCAGGTGCCGTCCGCCGCCTCGGCCAACTGCGTCGTGGTCGCCGCCCGCCGCGCCGGCCAGACGACGATGGCGGCCTGCGTCGTCCTCGCGACCACCCGCGCCGACGTCAACGGCCTGGTCCGCCGGCACCTCGACGCCCGCAAGGCCTCCTTCGCCCCCCAGGACGTCGCGGTCGCCGAGAGCGGGATGGCCTACGGCGGGATCACCCCGATCGGGCTGCCGGCCGGCTGGCCGGTGCTCGTCGACGCAGCCGTGGCGGCCGCGGACCTCGTCGTCATCGGATCCGGGACGCGGGGCAGCAAGCTCGCCGTCCCGGGCGCCCTGCTCGCCCAGCTCCCGGGCGCCCAGGTGCTCGAGGGGCTCGGGCAGCCGCTGGAGCAGCGGCAGCCGCCCCGGCCCGAACGGGCCCCCGACGACACCGACGTCGGCTGGGGTGAGCGGCCGCGCGACCCGGACGACGACGACCGCCGCTACCTCGAGGACCGGCCGCCGCACTGGGGCAGCGACTAGGCCTACACCTGACCGGGCAGCGTCGTCGTGCCCGGACCG
Protein-coding regions in this window:
- a CDS encoding PKD domain-containing protein yields the protein MRIRTIAELAAVLLLLAFVGASTAEGANEPGVVEFTAAGDFAQTSATSGVLNGMKAADADLALALGDLSYGVTGQEQSWCDFVTSRMGAGYPFELISGNHESNGQNGNINDFSACLPNQLPGVVGTYGRQWYVDVPRVNPLVRFVMISPGIPFAAGNTSYAAGTAPYNWTSAAIDGARNLSIPWVVVGMHVPCWSQGEYDCSVDPDLRALLLNKKVDLVLSGHEHLYQRSKQLAQGRPGCTTIPVGSYDADCVVDSDSDLVAGAGTVWETVGTGGQALRAVTTTDTESPYFASSGGSNLGGSHGFLDVTITADDLSAQFVATDGTFNDSFAIHRGPPPPNQNPVADFTSTTSGLTASFTSTSTDDGSITSYAWNFGDSSTGSGPTPQHPYAAAGTYDVTLTVTDNLGATGTTTKQVTVTQPTGPVDFATDTFNRSVSNGWGTADLGGTWTTSGTAANFSVTPQTGSIVIPAAGNTRSVYLGSTTRTDTDYRFTLSLDKVPTGSGAYLDVVGRRVGTNTEYRARMVMASTGRITVQLTALKGTSTPVAIASAVTLPTTITYGANTQLNVRMQVTGTSPTTVRLKVWPATQTEPTAWQTTGTDTYAALQAAGAVGLTAYLSSSVTNVPVTVRLSNLSARPTA
- a CDS encoding class I SAM-dependent DNA methyltransferase, translated to MSEPVFVTKTRASFDAVAGAYAATFSDELDGKPLDRALLGAFAELVPDGPVVDVGCGPGYVTAHLTSLGLDISGIDLSPGMVEVAQRAYPSVRFSVGSMLGLDLPDGSLAGLVAYYSIVNIPRAELPVVFAEFARVLAPGGVLLMVFQVGDEVRHGTEWLGHPIDLHVYRNQPDVVAEQLAEVGLAVRMSTVRQPDDDGVEVGPRAYLLATRLSGDA
- a CDS encoding SRPBCC family protein, which translates into the protein MNQVVATAEHVVRAPAEQVMAALSDYEGARRRAMPEQFSDYRVEAGGTGAGTRVHWRFAATSKRVRDQLVEVSETDADTLVERDANSSMVTTWTVRPADAGVTTVAVRTTWNGAGGIGGFFERTFAPKGLRRVHLDLLTRLERELT
- a CDS encoding cryptochrome/photolyase family protein; translated protein: MPTSLLWFRRDLRLADHPALLAARDAAGPDGGILPLFVVDPRLWEPAGGPRRQFLRDCLAELAAALDGALVVRTGDPADVVPRLVREIDAGSVHVSADTGPYGRRRDAAVERALGDVPLVGTGSPYAVTPGRLTKDDGTPYKVFTPFARAWREHGWRAPAPRPRALTWAGGVASDGLPPAQELDGARLPAAGEAAARAAWRRFRDERLAGYDDARNLPAIDGTSRLSVHLKYGCVHPRTLLADLAAAEAPREHVRRFTDELAWRDFYADVLWHRPETAHEAFDRRMARLEYDTGPDADERFTAWAQGRTGYPIVDAGMRQLLGEAWMHNRVRMITASFLTKDLHVDWWRGARHFLAHLVDGDLASNNHGWQWVAGTGTDASPYYRVFNPVRQGQQYDPDGAYVRRWVPELREVPDRFVHEPWRAPGGVPAGYPEPIVEHAAERQVALARYEAVRAGA
- a CDS encoding ClpX C4-type zinc finger protein, whose translation is MPDSRCSFCTKDADSVGTLVAGAGVFICDECVALCAQLVKDKKTSGPAPRVPMWEQVGDEALLAHLPRIEAVRDQVDDDLRAWVAEARRRELSWDKIGAALGMKRQSAWERFAG
- a CDS encoding biopolymer transporter Tol: MPQDVRARLQHHLGQARATVRSAGRAGDEAAVAAARARVHRAKTGLGERGPAWWDQDETTRRARWEDALRELDAG
- a CDS encoding haloacid dehalogenase type II; amino-acid sequence: MAELRALVFDVFGTLVDWRSSLVTSATEAGLRAGVDADWAAVVDDWRRAYPPALERARKEPAWRDLDALQRETLDDVLTRYGIDLPAADREVLVQAWRRLRPWPDTVAGMERLRSGFVTATLSNGHVALLVDLVRFGGWRVDAVLSAELAASYKPDPAVYLRGAQLLGCAPEEVGMVAAHAGDLEAAAAVGLRPLFVRRPDEWGTGVPEDPPDLPGLVVADDLDDLAAQLGC
- a CDS encoding Fpg/Nei family DNA glycosylase, whose amino-acid sequence is MPEGHTLHRLARQQTVLFAGRPVRVSSPQGRFAAGAELLDGRVLDRSTAYGKHLFGAFGGDVVHVHLGLYGTFTTGTGVPPAPKGALRMRWEGDGPDGGGVWTDLRGATACEVLTRPEVTAILDRLGPDPLRRGADGGRAYRRIAKSRTPVGALLMDQSVLAGVGNVYRAELLFRHRVSPFRPGHALAEDEWARMWADLVVLMRAGVKLGRIVTTLPADRARRRGPVDLADAHYVYRRTGLPCRICGTEVRTEEMVGRNLYWCPVCQAV
- a CDS encoding GNAT family N-acetyltransferase: METSVVDVPERGRFEIRVGDRTVGLASYHIENGTMALPHTEVDPAVGGQGMGTALVAGVLSAARERGLHVLPYCSFVRHYIQQHPEDVDLVAEDDRGHFGLEPAAR
- a CDS encoding NAD-dependent protein deacetylase, with amino-acid sequence MSAAPSLEETLPSFGVDALARLVADGDVVVLSGAGLSTDSGIPDYRGATGSLRRHTPMTYQTFTRDPRGRHRYWARSFVGWRQIRGARPNAGHRAVAALQDAGLVSGVITQNVDGLHQAAGAREVVELHGGLDRTVCLACGDVAGRAALDERLRAANPDFGPRTDEINPDGDAELPDEVLDGFVMVDCTACGSGPLKPDVVFFGETVPRDRVDTCFELVDDAGCLLVLGSSLTVMSGYRFVLRAAKAGIPVAIVNVGPTRGDAKADVRVHAPLGVVLPDLAARVSG
- a CDS encoding DUF2695 domain-containing protein, producing MDDDYENWRAAAVAMSTRPGECVLCYVHRMISAFGCDGTLRWALRWRDRRAPRATRLEARLTARGALCDCELFTDRESALRAPERCAGSDGASAPCDNWGSFGRASW